The Ovis aries strain OAR_USU_Benz2616 breed Rambouillet chromosome X, ARS-UI_Ramb_v3.0, whole genome shotgun sequence genomic sequence gcggatgttcttgatccctgtctcctgtacaatgtcacgaacctcattccatagttcatcaggcactctatctatcagatctaggcccttagatctatttctcacttccactgtatattcataagggatttgatttaggtcatacctgaatggtctagcagttttccctactttcttcaatataagtctgaatttggtaataaggagttcatgatctgagtcacagtcagctcctggtcttgtttttgttgactgtatagagcttctccatctttggctgcaaagaatataatcaatctgatttcggtgttgaccatctggtgacgtccatgtgtagagtcttctcttgtgttgttggaagagggtgtttgctatgaccagtgtgttttcttggcaaaactctattagtctttgccctgcttcattctgcattccaaggccaaatttgcctgttactccaggtgtttcttgacttcctacttttgcattccagtcccctataatgaaaaggacattttttgggggtgttagttctaaaaggtcttgtaggtcttcataaaactgttcaacttcagcttcttcagtgttactggttgtggcatagacttggattactgtgatattgaatggtttgccttggagatgaacagagatcattctgtcatttttgagattagatccaagtactgcattttggactcttttgttgaccatgatggctactccatttcttttgagggattcctgcccgcagtagtagatgtaatggtcatctgagttaaattcatcctttccagtccattttagttcactgattcctagaatgtcgatgttcacccttgccatctcttgtttgaccacttccaatttgccttgattcatggacctgacattccaggttcctatgcaatattgctctttccagcatcggatcttgcttctgtcaccagccacatccacagctgggtattgtttttgctttggctccatcccttcattctttctggagttatttctccactgctctccagtagcatattgggcacctaatgacctagggagttcctcttttggtatcctatcatattgccttttcctactgttcatggggttctcaaggcaagaatactaaagtggcttgccattcccttctccagtggaccacgttctgtcagacctctccaccatgacccgcctgtctttgGTTGCCCTGCAGGCGTGGCttggttttattgagttagacaaggctgtggtcctagtgtgattagattgactagttttctgtgattatggtttcagtgtgtctgtcctctgatgccctcttgcaacacctactatcttatttgggtttctcttaccttgggcgtggggtatctcttcacagctggtccagcaaagcacagccactgctccttaccttggactagcggtatctccttactgccgccattcctgaccttcacaAGGGCTCTTTAAACATGAGAAAGAATAGTAGAAGAGAAAATCAAAGTGATGTGATGTAACAAGAACTTAACCTGCTAGTGCTGGCTTTAAAGATAGGAAAGGGTActatgagccaaggaatgtgagCAGTTTCAAGTTACTGTACGAGGGAAGGAAACACATCATCCCTTGGTCTCCAAAAGAAACATATTCCTACTGACACCATGATTTCAGCCAAGGGagatccattttattttattttttttccacattttatttttttattttttttaattttaatatctttaattcttacatgcgttcccaaacatgaacccccctcccacctccctccccataacatctctctgggtcatccccatgcaccagccccaagcatgctgcatcctgcgtcagacatagactggcgattcaattcttacatgatagtatacatgttagaatgtcattctcccaaatcatcccaccctctccctctccctctgagtccaaaagtccgttatacacatctgtgtctctttccctgtcttgcatacaaaataaactcaaaatggattaaagatctaaatgtaagatcagaaactataaaactcctagaggagaacataggcaaaacactctcagacataaatcacagcaggatcctctatgatccacctcccagaattctggaaataaaagcaaaaataaacaaatgggatctaattaaaattaaaagcttctgcacaacaaaggaaaatataagcaaggtgaaaagacagccttcagaatgggagaaaataacagcaaatgaagcaactgacaaacaactaatctcaaaaatatacaagcaacttctgcagctcaattccagaaaaataaacgacccaatcaaaaaatgggccaaagaactaaatagacatttctccaaagaagacatacggatggctaacaaacacatgaaaagatgctcaacatcactcattattagagaaatgcaaatcaagaccacaatgaggtaccacttcacaccagtcagaatggctgcgatccaaaaatctgcaagcaataaatgctggagagggtgtggagaaaagggaaccctcctacactgttgttgggaatgcaaactagtacagccactatggagaacagtgtggagattcctttaaaaattgcaaatagaactaccttatgacccagcaatcccacagctgggcatacacaccaaggaaaccagaatggaaagagacacatgtaccccaatgttcatcgcagcactgt encodes the following:
- the LOC132658832 gene encoding craniofacial development protein 2-like, whose protein sequence is MNSRKRQYDRIPKEELPRSLGAQYATGEQWRNNSRKNEGMEPKQKQYPAVDVAGDRSKIRCWKEQYCIGTWNVRSMNQGKLEVVKQEMARVNIDILGISELKWTGKDEFNSDDHYIYYCGQESLKRNGVAIMVNKRVQNAVLGSNLKNDRMISVHLQGKPFNITVIQVYATTSNTEEAEVEQFYEDLQDLLELTPPKNVLFIIGDWNAKVGSQETPGVTGKFGLGMQNEAGQRLIEFCQENTLVIANTLFQQHKRRLYTWTSPDGQHRNQIDYILCSQRWRSSIQSTKTRPGADCDSDHELLITKFRLILKKVGKTARPFRYDLNQIPYEYTVEVRNRSKGLDLIDRVPDELWNEVRDIVQETGIKNIRMEKKCKKAKWLSGEALEIAVKRRETKSKGEKERYKHLNAEFQRIARRDKKASFSDQCKEIEENNRMGKTRDLCKKIRDIKGTFHAKMGSIKDRNGMDLTEAEDIKKRWQEYTEELCKKDLHDPDNHDDVITNLEPDILECQVEWALETITMNKARGGDGIPVELFQILKDDAMKVLYSICQHIWKTQQWPQHWKRSVFIPIPKKGNAKEC